One part of the Nitrospirota bacterium genome encodes these proteins:
- the sugE gene encoding quaternary ammonium compound efflux SMR transporter SugE, which translates to MAWIYLCIAGLFEIGWAVGLKYTGGFNKLWPSIITILTMMLSFYFLSYAVRIIPIGTAYAIWTGIGVVGTVILGIILFGESKELIRIFFILLIIVGIVGLKIFSKVPVQ; encoded by the coding sequence ATGGCCTGGATATATCTTTGCATTGCCGGTCTTTTTGAAATTGGCTGGGCAGTCGGCCTGAAATACACTGGGGGTTTTAACAAACTCTGGCCAAGTATTATTACAATTCTAACGATGATGTTAAGTTTTTACTTTTTATCGTATGCAGTTAGAATAATTCCCATCGGAACAGCATATGCAATCTGGACAGGCATCGGAGTTGTGGGGACTGTAATCCTTGGAATAATTTTGTTTGGTGAATCAAAAGAGCTTATCAGGATTTTTTTCATATTACTGATCATAGTCGGAATTGTAGGTTTAAAAATATTCTCAAAAGTTCCTGTTCAATAA
- a CDS encoding hexameric tyrosine-coordinated heme protein — translation MNNLPDEELVLIPGGTLITKTPEAGRALAMLIARHTIHNIQPDLDVLKAGRKTYSTNPDSLTAAAQVVAIEFQTIAAANNYWKDTGKL, via the coding sequence ATGAACAACTTGCCTGATGAAGAGTTGGTGCTTATACCAGGAGGAACACTTATCACAAAAACACCGGAGGCAGGAAGAGCACTCGCTATGCTTATTGCCCGGCATACTATTCATAATATTCAACCTGACTTGGATGTCCTGAAAGCTGGCCGTAAAACGTATTCAACTAATCCGGATAGTCTTACAGCAGCTGCACAAGTGGTAGCAATCGAGTTCCAGACAATCGCAGCAGCAAATAATTACTGGAAGGATACAGGAAAACTCTAA
- a CDS encoding DUF488 domain-containing protein, producing MIKLKRVYEPAESSDGQRILIDRLWPRGLTKEKAKIDVWLKDIAPSTELRQWFGHDPSKWNEFKKRYISEIKKNNDAASQLTALLIKGNTTLVYGAKDEQHNDAVVLKEYFGNKL from the coding sequence ATGATTAAACTGAAACGAGTTTACGAACCGGCAGAAAGTAGTGATGGACAACGTATCCTAATTGACAGGCTTTGGCCTAGAGGGCTAACCAAAGAAAAAGCAAAAATTGATGTCTGGTTAAAAGATATTGCTCCCAGTACAGAGCTTCGACAGTGGTTTGGTCATGATCCTTCTAAATGGAATGAATTTAAAAAACGATACATCAGTGAAATAAAGAAAAATAATGATGCAGCATCTCAATTAACAGCACTGCTAATAAAAGGCAACACAACGTTAGTTTATGGAGCAAAAGATGAACAGCATAACGACGCAGTTGTACTGAAAGAATATTTTGGAAATAAGTTATAA
- the mgtA gene encoding magnesium-translocating P-type ATPase, whose product MNIFSRFLVLRLNRNLFRRQPILETVTRGKHTTRPEEPFNHRLVEQARRDLDELLAQLNTSSQGLSDTQAEALLETHGPNEVEHDRPVRWWRHLWLSYNNPFNLLLTVLAAVSYFTGDMQGTLVIATMVVLATLIRFFQERSSNQAAQTLKAQVSNTATVRRRADEDAVSGGLREIPIKELVPGDIVLLSAGDMVPADCRVMTATDLFLAQSAMTGESLPVEKFPNTSAADGPALEMDNLVFMGTNVISGTTTAVVLATGNDTYFGTLATRVTRVADAGEANAFQLGVNNVSWLLIRFALVMVPLVLFINGFSKGDWPEAFLFALSVAVGLTPEMLPMIVTTTMARGAVVLSRMQVIVKRLDAIQSFGAMDVLCTDKTGTLTQDKIALAHHIDVAGNDSDELLGFAYLNSYFQTGLKNLLDRAVLDHVELKTELDIVRNYRKIDEIPFDFERRRMSVVVAEREDHHELICKGAAEEMFDICTQVKYDGRAWPLDEDRRERFLGVLRGLNERGLRVVAVAMKEILPDHLVYSKADESELTLIGFIAFLDPPKESTEPALKALAEHGVTVKVITGDNELVAIEVCRQVGLEVDGFLLGAQIDAMDDETLAKAVQANTIFARVSPLNKERLVRSLHDQGHVVGFMGDGINDAPGLRSADIGISVDGAVDIAKEAADIILLERSLMVLERGVIEGRKTFANMLKYIRMTASSNFGNVFSVLIASIFLPFLPMLPLHLLVQNLLYDISQVAIPLDNVDNEQVRRPLQWNPAGIGRFMLFFGPLSSIFDIITFTVLWYVFKANDVLHQTLFQSGWFVVGLVTQTLIVHIIRTPKIAFIQSRASWPLLGMTMLIIAIGVYLPMGPLAGYFKLQPLPLPYFGWLAGIVLGYVLLTAAMKRYYMRRFGWD is encoded by the coding sequence ATGAATATTTTCAGCCGATTTCTGGTGTTACGCCTCAACCGAAACCTGTTCCGTCGCCAGCCGATCCTTGAGACAGTGACGCGAGGAAAGCACACGACGCGGCCGGAAGAGCCTTTTAACCACCGTCTGGTCGAACAGGCCCGCCGCGATCTGGACGAATTGCTGGCACAGCTGAATACTTCATCGCAGGGCCTGAGCGACACACAGGCCGAGGCGCTGCTGGAAACGCACGGCCCCAACGAGGTCGAGCACGACCGCCCGGTGCGCTGGTGGCGGCATCTTTGGCTGAGTTACAACAACCCGTTCAACCTGCTGCTGACCGTGCTGGCCGCGGTATCATACTTCACCGGCGACATGCAGGGCACGCTGGTGATTGCCACCATGGTGGTGTTGGCCACACTGATTCGCTTTTTTCAGGAGCGGAGCTCCAACCAGGCAGCGCAGACGCTGAAGGCGCAGGTAAGCAATACCGCCACGGTTCGACGGCGTGCCGACGAAGATGCCGTTTCTGGCGGCCTGCGTGAGATCCCAATCAAGGAACTGGTGCCGGGCGACATCGTGCTGTTGTCGGCCGGTGACATGGTGCCGGCAGACTGCCGCGTGATGACCGCCACCGACTTGTTCCTGGCCCAGTCGGCGATGACCGGAGAATCCCTGCCAGTGGAGAAATTTCCAAACACCAGTGCAGCCGATGGTCCTGCGCTGGAAATGGACAACCTGGTGTTCATGGGCACCAACGTCATTTCCGGCACGACCACCGCGGTGGTGCTGGCGACAGGCAACGACACGTATTTCGGTACCCTGGCCACCCGCGTCACGCGCGTAGCCGATGCGGGTGAGGCCAACGCTTTCCAACTCGGCGTCAACAACGTCAGCTGGCTGCTGATCCGCTTTGCGTTGGTGATGGTGCCGCTGGTGTTGTTCATTAACGGCTTCAGCAAGGGGGACTGGCCGGAGGCCTTCCTGTTCGCTCTCTCGGTGGCAGTCGGGCTGACCCCGGAAATGCTGCCGATGATCGTCACCACCACGATGGCGCGCGGCGCGGTGGTGCTCTCGCGCATGCAGGTGATCGTCAAGCGGCTGGATGCGATCCAGAGCTTTGGCGCCATGGACGTGCTGTGCACCGACAAGACCGGCACGCTGACCCAGGACAAGATCGCACTGGCCCATCACATAGACGTGGCCGGCAACGACTCGGACGAGTTGCTCGGTTTCGCCTATCTGAACAGCTATTTCCAGACCGGCCTGAAAAATCTGCTGGATCGCGCGGTACTGGATCATGTCGAGCTGAAAACGGAGCTGGACATTGTCAGAAACTACCGGAAGATTGACGAGATTCCTTTCGACTTCGAGCGACGGCGCATGTCGGTGGTGGTGGCCGAGCGCGAGGATCACCACGAGCTGATCTGCAAGGGCGCGGCGGAGGAAATGTTCGATATCTGCACCCAGGTGAAGTATGACGGCCGTGCCTGGCCTCTGGACGAAGACAGGCGTGAGCGGTTTCTTGGCGTGCTGCGCGGCCTGAATGAACGCGGCCTGCGCGTGGTGGCGGTGGCAATGAAGGAAATTCTGCCCGACCATTTGGTGTACTCCAAGGCCGACGAGTCGGAGCTGACGCTGATCGGTTTCATAGCCTTCCTTGATCCGCCGAAGGAATCAACCGAACCGGCGCTGAAGGCGCTGGCCGAGCACGGCGTAACGGTCAAAGTTATCACTGGCGACAACGAGTTGGTTGCTATTGAGGTCTGCCGACAGGTCGGGCTGGAAGTGGACGGGTTCCTGCTCGGCGCGCAGATTGATGCGATGGACGACGAAACGTTGGCCAAGGCGGTCCAGGCGAACACGATCTTTGCCCGTGTCTCACCGCTCAACAAGGAACGCCTCGTGCGCAGCCTGCACGACCAGGGCCACGTGGTCGGCTTCATGGGCGACGGCATCAACGACGCGCCAGGGCTGCGCTCTGCCGACATCGGCATTTCAGTCGATGGCGCGGTGGACATCGCCAAGGAAGCAGCCGACATCATCCTGCTGGAACGTAGTCTAATGGTGCTGGAGCGCGGCGTGATCGAAGGTCGCAAGACTTTCGCCAACATGCTCAAGTACATCCGCATGACCGCCAGCTCCAACTTCGGCAACGTGTTCTCAGTGCTGATCGCCAGCATCTTCCTGCCGTTCCTGCCGATGCTGCCGCTGCACCTGCTGGTGCAGAACCTGCTCTACGACATCTCCCAGGTCGCCATCCCGCTTGACAACGTGGACAACGAACAGGTACGCCGCCCGCTGCAATGGAACCCCGCCGGCATCGGCCGCTTCATGCTGTTCTTCGGACCGCTCAGCTCGATCTTCGACATCATCACCTTTACCGTTCTATGGTATGTGTTCAAGGCCAACGACGTGCTCCACCAGACGCTGTTCCAGTCGGGCTGGTTCGTTGTCGGTCTGGTCACGCAGACGCTGATCGTGCACATCATCCGCACGCCGAAAATAGCCTTCATCCAGAGCCGCGCCTCGTGGCCGCTGCTGGGCATGACGATGCTGATCATCGCCATCGGCGTGTACCTGCCGATGGGACCGCTGGCTGGCTACTTCAAACTGCAGCCCCTGCCCCTGCCCTATTTCGGCTGGCTGGCGGGAATCGTCCTTGGCTACGTCCTGCTGACCGCTGCAATGAAGCGTTACTACATGCGTCGCTTCGGCTGGGATTGA
- a CDS encoding HTH domain-containing protein, with translation MAERSRKDVDREKKLHRLLSILRNLDIRQQCTPKILAQEFGTTERNIYRDLNDLDAAGFSITFDREYNTYRFTDSDFSLRDLNLNSGELTALLVGQQLSHNLGKPSVERTVCEKSRNHAETSSWLTSVYQSQPKRRM, from the coding sequence ATGGCGGAGAGATCCAGAAAAGATGTGGATAGGGAAAAGAAACTGCACAGACTCCTCTCCATCCTTAGAAACCTTGATATTCGTCAACAGTGCACTCCAAAAATCCTGGCACAGGAATTCGGTACTACAGAGCGGAACATCTACAGGGATTTGAATGATCTTGATGCCGCAGGGTTTTCAATTACCTTTGATAGAGAATACAATACGTACCGGTTTACAGACTCGGATTTTTCACTTCGTGACCTGAATCTGAACAGCGGTGAGCTAACAGCCCTCCTTGTCGGGCAACAATTATCTCACAATTTAGGAAAACCTTCTGTAGAAAGGACTGTCTGTGAGAAGTCTAGAAATCACGCGGAAACCTCTTCATGGCTGACATCAGTCTATCAATCCCAGCCGAAGCGACGCATGTAG
- a CDS encoding DsbA family protein, which translates to MKKQNNPLLCDTETGTCEIPTQQNDLGQTINIQTTEKPIKVVYYTDPICSSCWGIEPQLRKLKLEYGNYIEIEYRMGGLLPDWSYNSGGIGKPSDVAQHWDDVSIYYDMPIDGDVWLEDPLHSSYPPSIAFKAAQIQDNKKAILFLREIREMVFLQKKNITKWEHLEFAAKKVELDIEQFKSNYDSKAKELFNEDLKLGKELGVRGFPTMFFVDTTGKSECVYGSKPYSSYENAILKLYPTANKNDYDKNWKFIFSKYHSLTAKEFSELTGTPRSQCEKILDDLTGTGTLNKLTIKNGAIWKIIKQMNND; encoded by the coding sequence ATGAAAAAACAAAACAATCCGCTTTTATGCGACACAGAAACCGGAACGTGTGAAATACCAACTCAACAAAATGACTTGGGCCAAACCATCAATATTCAAACAACTGAGAAACCCATAAAGGTAGTTTATTACACTGACCCTATTTGCTCTTCATGTTGGGGCATAGAACCACAATTACGTAAACTTAAATTAGAATATGGAAACTATATTGAGATAGAATATAGAATGGGAGGTTTATTACCTGATTGGAGTTACAATAGCGGTGGCATTGGAAAACCATCAGATGTGGCACAGCATTGGGACGATGTGAGTATTTATTATGATATGCCAATTGATGGAGATGTTTGGCTGGAAGACCCTTTACACTCATCTTATCCGCCATCAATTGCATTTAAAGCAGCTCAAATACAAGACAATAAAAAAGCAATTCTATTTCTTCGGGAGATCAGAGAAATGGTTTTTCTACAAAAGAAAAACATTACAAAATGGGAGCATTTAGAATTTGCCGCAAAGAAAGTAGAATTAGATATTGAGCAATTTAAATCTAATTATGATAGCAAAGCAAAAGAATTATTTAATGAAGATTTGAAATTGGGAAAAGAACTAGGCGTAAGAGGTTTCCCGACAATGTTTTTCGTGGACACAACAGGGAAGAGTGAATGTGTTTATGGTTCAAAACCTTATTCATCTTATGAAAATGCCATTTTAAAGCTTTATCCAACAGCCAATAAAAATGACTACGATAAAAACTGGAAATTTATCTTTTCAAAATATCATTCCTTAACCGCAAAAGAATTTTCAGAACTAACTGGAACACCCAGAAGTCAATGTGAAAAGATTTTAGACGACCTGACTGGAACAGGAACGTTGAATAAGTTGACAATAAAAAATGGAGCTATTTGGAAAATTATAAAACAAATGAATAATGATTAA
- the rnk gene encoding nucleoside diphosphate kinase regulator has product MERRDIYITEFDLNRLTELLGVWQAFKGSTSTSIHLEGLIEELDRAHIVLPKDIPADVVTMNSRVRLLDVSKGEELVYTLVFPRDADAATGKISILAPVGTAILGCSVGEMIEWPVPFGTRKLKIVEILYQPEAAGDYHL; this is encoded by the coding sequence ATGGAGCGCCGAGACATTTATATTACTGAATTTGATCTGAATAGACTCACTGAACTATTAGGAGTCTGGCAAGCATTCAAAGGGAGCACGAGTACCAGCATTCATCTGGAAGGCTTAATCGAAGAATTAGACCGGGCGCATATTGTTCTCCCAAAAGACATCCCTGCAGATGTCGTCACAATGAACTCACGCGTGCGGCTTTTAGACGTGAGCAAAGGGGAAGAGCTGGTGTATACGTTGGTCTTTCCGCGTGATGCGGATGCTGCGACCGGAAAGATTTCTATTCTTGCCCCGGTTGGAACGGCCATTCTCGGGTGTAGCGTTGGGGAAATGATTGAGTGGCCGGTACCGTTCGGAACACGGAAGTTGAAAATTGTAGAGATTCTCTATCAACCTGAAGCCGCAGGCGATTACCACCTATAA